The Hyperthermus butylicus DSM 5456 genome includes a region encoding these proteins:
- a CDS encoding lactate utilization protein B — MLDDETFQRGLRTGVRNAEGRFLKILAEHPELEQLARMVEKAKKEVISKIDYYIDMAMKSLERVHARAYLVHTAEEARETVLRIVGSRKLVIFSKSMVAEELKLREALEEAGNEVWETDMGELLIQLSGGKPMHTTAPAIHMSRFEAAKLLSKKLGIRLSENPTPEEIVSAVRDILRDKFVRADVGISGGNALAADSGSIVLVENEGNIRLVTGLPPVHIAIMGVEKIVPTLQHALAAAIVQAAWAGLYPPTYINVISGPSSTSDIERKRVYGAHGPREVHVVLVDNGRVRAARHEVLSEQLKCIRCGRCQWECPVWQQTANVWGGPAYGGPMGIGWTAITLGVKEAAELSMLCLSCGRCDEVCPVRVPLSSIIRWLKRQYASSLDKG, encoded by the coding sequence GTGCTAGACGACGAGACGTTTCAGCGTGGCTTGAGGACTGGTGTTAGAAATGCTGAGGGGAGATTTCTGAAGATTCTAGCTGAACATCCTGAGCTGGAACAGCTTGCGAGGATGGTTGAGAAAGCTAAGAAGGAGGTGATATCAAAGATAGACTACTACATAGACATGGCTATGAAATCCCTTGAACGCGTACATGCTAGGGCCTACCTGGTTCACACAGCTGAGGAGGCGAGGGAAACGGTACTCCGCATTGTTGGGAGTCGTAAGCTTGTAATATTTTCGAAGAGTATGGTTGCCGAGGAGCTAAAGCTGAGGGAAGCGCTGGAGGAGGCCGGCAACGAGGTTTGGGAGACTGATATGGGTGAGCTGCTCATACAACTCAGCGGCGGGAAGCCAATGCATACTACTGCACCGGCAATACATATGTCCCGTTTTGAGGCTGCAAAGCTTCTATCGAAGAAGCTTGGAATCAGGCTATCCGAGAATCCCACACCAGAGGAGATAGTATCAGCTGTTCGGGACATCCTCCGGGACAAGTTTGTACGTGCAGATGTTGGGATAAGCGGAGGCAATGCGTTAGCAGCTGATTCAGGTTCAATAGTGCTAGTTGAGAACGAGGGCAATATTAGGCTAGTCACTGGATTGCCACCGGTGCACATAGCTATTATGGGTGTTGAAAAGATAGTTCCCACACTACAGCACGCCCTAGCAGCAGCCATCGTACAAGCAGCTTGGGCTGGCTTGTACCCACCAACATACATAAATGTCATAAGTGGTCCAAGCTCAACATCAGATATTGAGAGGAAGAGAGTCTATGGTGCCCATGGTCCCCGCGAGGTCCATGTGGTACTCGTAGATAATGGTAGAGTTAGAGCAGCTAGACATGAGGTGCTCAGCGAGCAGCTCAAGTGTATTCGCTGTGGTAGGTGTCAGTGGGAGTGCCCAGTCTGGCAACAAACAGCTAACGTGTGGGGAGGCCCAGCGTACGGCGGCCCCATGGGCATTGGTTGGACAGCTATAACCCTCGGCGTAAAGGAGGCGGCTGAGCTAAGCATGCTCTGCCTAAGCTGTGGCAGGTGTGACGAGGTGTGCCCGGTGCGTGTACCGTTATCCTCGATAATCCGGTGGCTGAAGAGACAATATGCTAGCAGCTTGGATAAGGGCTAG
- a CDS encoding DUF447 domain-containing protein produces the protein MTPLGIYISDDRLAARLYPGTQLREEGETFYEACISFPVTPHPFYEAILGPPPPLQPSKSLHVPCIAYPGIHVEAVVTARHRVEPGFLIVYFDPVHVRIDGEAVHAYSRSYGCSIELLIALTRLRYWARTRPPSCHTVRKLLHVALDAYNCIVHATWSSKLHSHAAKALREAVVRAYETGCIAPSEVEEP, from the coding sequence GTGACACCCCTTGGCATATACATTAGTGACGATAGGCTTGCAGCGAGACTCTACCCTGGCACACAGCTCCGAGAAGAAGGGGAGACCTTCTACGAGGCATGCATAAGCTTTCCAGTAACACCCCACCCATTCTACGAGGCCATACTAGGCCCTCCACCCCCGCTACAGCCATCGAAGAGTCTCCACGTGCCCTGCATAGCGTATCCAGGCATACACGTTGAAGCCGTTGTGACTGCAAGGCATAGGGTTGAGCCTGGCTTCCTCATAGTATACTTCGACCCCGTACATGTGAGAATTGACGGAGAAGCAGTACACGCTTATAGTAGGAGCTACGGATGCAGCATAGAGCTACTAATAGCACTCACGAGGCTCCGTTACTGGGCCCGCACAAGACCCCCTAGCTGTCACACCGTGAGGAAGCTACTACATGTAGCCCTAGACGCCTATAATTGTATAGTACATGCAACATGGAGTAGTAAGCTACACTCCCACGCAGCGAAGGCCCTACGGGAAGCCGTAGTTAGAGCCTACGAGACCGGCTGCATAGCTCCATCAGAAGTCGAGGAGCCGTAG
- a CDS encoding 6-hydroxymethylpterin diphosphokinase MptE-like protein encodes MCPEERTETDSLNELVSRIERRSSNIVSPSLWLELYEDIRRVMGYSRDGDCYAAKLLSTLLHEAATEARYVELREVCRLLASCSTICVTGGSESLEKWVHSLGSTCECIVAVDGSTSLLLGYGIKPDIVIGDLDGSWQATLEAARTAIVVVHGHGDNIAALRYMVPRLPAVHGTVQCEPTPYTSLVPGFTDGERALGLALLCGVESIHVYGMNVRERVGWWSKPWLNRSVPAWGEKARKLVIAEAVFKAFRVYAERNNIRLVWH; translated from the coding sequence TTGTGCCCCGAGGAGAGGACAGAGACCGACTCGTTGAACGAGCTTGTATCGAGGATAGAGCGTAGAAGCTCGAACATAGTCTCCCCGAGCTTGTGGCTAGAGCTGTACGAGGATATTAGACGCGTAATGGGGTATAGTCGTGATGGGGACTGTTATGCCGCAAAGCTGCTCTCAACATTGCTCCACGAGGCTGCCACCGAGGCGAGATATGTTGAGCTACGTGAGGTGTGCAGGCTCTTAGCGAGTTGCAGCACCATATGCGTAACCGGCGGCTCGGAAAGCCTTGAGAAGTGGGTGCACAGTCTAGGGTCAACTTGTGAGTGTATAGTGGCTGTTGACGGGTCTACAAGTCTACTCTTAGGTTACGGTATCAAGCCGGACATAGTCATAGGCGACTTGGATGGTTCGTGGCAAGCTACACTTGAGGCGGCAAGGACTGCTATCGTGGTAGTCCATGGGCACGGTGATAACATCGCTGCGCTGCGCTACATGGTTCCAAGGCTCCCGGCGGTTCATGGGACAGTGCAGTGTGAGCCAACACCGTATACTAGTCTCGTGCCTGGGTTTACGGATGGCGAACGTGCGCTTGGTTTAGCCCTCTTATGCGGCGTGGAAAGTATACATGTCTATGGAATGAATGTCCGTGAGAGGGTTGGCTGGTGGTCAAAGCCCTGGCTAAACCGGAGCGTGCCAGCTTGGGGTGAGAAGGCGCGTAAACTTGTAATTGCAGAGGCGGTGTTCAAGGCTTTTCGGGTGTATGCAGAGAGGAACAATATTAGGCTCGTGTGGCACTGA
- a CDS encoding tRNA(Met) cytidine acetyltransferase TmcA: protein MESLPAEYSELGKKDIENLAKNVAEELKKYVPSSFNKLLRKLSKAIERAIVSRHRRLLVVTGTDPVEVAATVARALLFYERVYRRLKGKEPLPLLYVFHDEFKDAKIRKEVVKRTLKAQADMIEYTIARYEESDRYLGTTFKLLVMDLVNDLKPNDVGRLVGIVEGGGLIVFMVPPWSKWDKWITIFKQNLVVPGYNEPRHVFISWFKRKLLDHKGIFIFDTDDGEIIKADDYPLRRRTEQKIEIPEKTEFPRELYELALTQDQVNVIKVLESLLEKPKKKRRAIIITSDRGRGKSGAVGIASIGLAARLRKELGRVRIVVTAPNLSNVQSFFTLALKAAEKLELKTHIVRRGDNILEIHGKGFSIEYWEPIHVPRLKADIVIVDEAAGMHIPLLHKIWRSHRKLVFATTIHGYEGAGRGFSVRFLPALKNDPNTELIEVEMHEPIRYAEDDPIERWLFDALLLDAEPAELDEEDLKAIEAKQFEYVKFEPRELFSPEGEKTLRQLFGIYVLAHYRNEPDDLAILADAPHHIIRGVRLPSGKIVCALQIAQEGGLDDEMVEELLRGGKTPGNIIPDRTLKHLRVREFGHARGWRIVRIATHPEVQGRGIGSFALEKVYEEAKELGLDWVGSGFGVNEQLLKFWVKNGFYPVHMSPDRNPVSGEYTILVIKPITETMTRLVDIANREFKRKLLESLHDPYRDLEPEVAMLILKTGNPIFDNYYPALTPIQVDRLWIYAYGPMTYEAVADVLHELIRAYWIMYPKTKGLSLSKKEEYIAISKVLQGRSWDSVAEGLHTRPHSVMVALKELARKILKHYYGKDSESPVGIPAESIISTYEAQEFFVKPRQLQHKSRSEEQSSIDDANEREA from the coding sequence TTGGAGAGCCTGCCAGCAGAGTACAGCGAGCTGGGGAAGAAGGATATCGAAAACCTAGCTAAGAACGTTGCGGAGGAACTCAAAAAGTACGTACCTTCATCGTTTAACAAGCTGCTGAGAAAGCTGAGCAAGGCCATAGAACGCGCCATAGTATCAAGGCATAGGAGGCTCTTGGTCGTAACCGGTACGGATCCCGTCGAGGTAGCAGCTACAGTAGCTCGCGCCCTACTCTTCTATGAGCGTGTCTACCGGCGATTAAAGGGTAAGGAGCCTCTACCCCTACTATACGTGTTCCACGATGAGTTCAAGGACGCGAAGATAAGAAAAGAGGTAGTCAAGCGGACTTTGAAGGCACAAGCCGACATGATAGAGTATACGATAGCAAGGTATGAGGAAAGCGATAGATACCTAGGTACAACATTCAAGCTACTAGTAATGGATCTCGTTAACGACCTAAAACCAAACGATGTAGGTAGGCTTGTGGGCATAGTGGAGGGTGGAGGCCTAATAGTATTCATGGTACCTCCATGGAGCAAGTGGGACAAATGGATAACGATATTCAAACAAAACCTTGTAGTGCCAGGCTACAATGAACCACGCCACGTCTTCATTAGCTGGTTTAAGAGGAAACTTTTAGACCACAAGGGCATATTTATATTTGACACTGACGATGGTGAAATAATAAAAGCTGACGACTACCCGTTAAGGAGGAGGACCGAGCAGAAGATAGAGATACCGGAGAAGACGGAGTTCCCCAGAGAGCTATACGAGCTTGCACTGACACAGGACCAGGTGAATGTCATAAAGGTTCTCGAATCCCTTCTAGAGAAGCCTAAGAAGAAGCGTAGAGCTATAATAATAACATCGGATAGGGGACGTGGCAAGTCTGGAGCCGTAGGCATAGCATCAATAGGCCTCGCTGCTAGGCTGCGGAAGGAACTTGGCCGTGTACGTATAGTTGTCACAGCACCAAACCTTAGCAATGTACAGTCATTCTTTACACTAGCGCTCAAAGCAGCGGAAAAGCTAGAGCTTAAGACACACATCGTAAGACGGGGCGACAATATCCTCGAGATACACGGTAAAGGGTTTAGCATAGAGTATTGGGAGCCAATACATGTACCAAGGCTGAAGGCCGATATAGTGATAGTTGACGAGGCAGCTGGCATGCATATTCCACTCCTACACAAGATATGGCGGAGCCACCGGAAGCTAGTCTTCGCAACAACTATACACGGCTACGAGGGCGCTGGGAGAGGATTCTCAGTAAGGTTTCTACCGGCACTCAAAAACGATCCCAATACGGAGCTTATAGAGGTTGAAATGCACGAGCCCATAAGGTATGCCGAGGATGATCCGATAGAGAGGTGGCTCTTTGACGCCCTACTACTTGACGCCGAGCCAGCAGAGCTAGATGAAGAGGATCTAAAGGCTATAGAAGCCAAACAGTTTGAATACGTAAAGTTTGAGCCAAGGGAACTCTTCAGTCCCGAGGGCGAGAAGACACTACGCCAACTCTTCGGCATTTACGTCTTGGCCCACTACCGGAATGAACCGGATGACCTAGCAATACTAGCTGACGCTCCTCACCACATCATACGCGGTGTAAGACTACCCTCTGGAAAGATAGTATGTGCCCTGCAGATAGCCCAGGAGGGAGGCCTAGACGACGAGATGGTTGAAGAGTTACTACGTGGAGGCAAGACACCAGGCAACATCATACCTGATAGGACACTAAAACACCTAAGAGTAAGAGAGTTTGGCCATGCACGGGGTTGGCGCATAGTAAGAATTGCAACGCATCCCGAGGTGCAAGGTAGAGGTATAGGCTCATTTGCTCTCGAAAAGGTGTACGAGGAGGCTAAGGAGCTAGGGCTTGACTGGGTTGGAAGCGGGTTTGGCGTTAACGAGCAGCTACTAAAGTTCTGGGTGAAGAATGGTTTCTACCCTGTCCACATGTCGCCTGACCGTAACCCAGTTAGCGGCGAATACACAATACTAGTGATAAAGCCGATAACAGAGACCATGACTAGGCTCGTAGACATTGCTAACAGAGAGTTTAAGAGGAAACTACTAGAGAGCCTACACGATCCCTACCGCGACCTAGAGCCAGAGGTGGCTATGCTCATATTGAAGACTGGAAACCCGATATTCGACAACTACTACCCCGCTCTCACACCGATACAGGTAGACCGCTTATGGATATATGCCTATGGCCCGATGACATATGAGGCGGTAGCCGACGTCCTTCACGAACTCATAAGGGCATACTGGATAATGTACCCTAAGACTAAGGGACTCTCGCTAAGCAAGAAAGAGGAGTACATAGCTATATCTAAGGTGCTCCAGGGTAGGAGCTGGGACTCCGTGGCTGAGGGGCTTCATACACGACCCCACAGCGTAATGGTTGCTCTCAAAGAGCTTGCTCGGAAGATACTAAAGCACTACTATGGCAAGGACTCGGAATCCCCCGTAGGCATCCCAGCGGAGAGCATAATATCAACTTACGAAGCACAAGAATTTTTCGTGAAGCCGCGTCAGCTACAGCACAAGAGTAGAAGTGAGGAGCAGTCAAGCATAGACGATGCAAACGAGAGAGAAGCATGA